DNA sequence from the Perca fluviatilis chromosome 4, GENO_Pfluv_1.0, whole genome shotgun sequence genome:
TTAAATCACCCCTTTTCTATTTGCTGCAAAATGAGCTGCTTTATTCTGACTGAGATGTTTACCTGTTGCATTTTGACTCTCACTCATTAATATTCTGATTACCAGAGTGAAAGAAACAACAATTCTGCATTAGCATTGTAGGTGCTACATGGGACTGATTATGAAGTTCAAAATAACTACAGTGATAATGCATTTATAGTTATTGGTAAAGTTTCTTGTAGTGTTTCTGCAAACCACTACTAGAAACAGCTGTCCTCTGCACAGCAGAGCCCAGACATCCCAGAGAAGAGCCCCTGCCCCCATCCACAGATGTCCCTGGTGGTCTAGTGGTTAGGATTCGGCGCTCTCACCGccgcggcccgggttcgattcccggtCAGGGAACACATTCTTATGTCATGTCCGTGTCACCTTTCGCATGAGTTTTGTGACAGAAATGTAGTttagagtagggctgcacaataagAGGAAAATATATATctgataacgttgttgaatatctcGATAAagattacttgcgataaataagattgaaaaatgttgaatttaaaaaaaataaaaggaaatcattttcGTTATTTtatgaacaaattgaacattgaattgaacataaaaggttaaaaaaagaacaacagtaacattttaaagtgcagtttcttCTGATAATCTCGTTCAACTAACTAAAAAGATTTCTGAGTATGTTTGGTGATATGTCGTGCCTTCGTGGATGTGTTAATTGCACAAGTTGATATCGTAATATCGATAAAATAAATGAGCATGCTCTACAGTATTTAGAGAAGCACTCCTGCCGTTTCTTTGACTAAACCTACCAAAAAACTCTGCATCTTAAGCAGTCTAATACAAAACCAGCCAAATATTTTCAAATGGAGCAAACAACACAAGTGACGAGAGCTGACAGAGCAGCATGGTGAGTGAGAGGCAGGGCTGCTCCATTTAGCTCATATGTATAGTTTGTGTGTTGTCGTGGTATGAAAGACAAAGGTTATTTTTCCTTGACTAATCCACCAGATGGGGTCAAAATCTGGTTAATAATGGCTCTGGAAAGTGTTGTAACACATATTGAGAATTTTTCTTGAATTGAAACCGCtgacggcgactacatcatatccgtttcccagcaaaacagaccataagcagaaatggagaaaatacatgttttgtactttacaaattaaataaatgtcagacatttgcattctttttagaaaacaaatagtttttagaaatgtctcatgatatattgtcgcTAAAAGTGTATTAttgaacttttgtttttgttaaaaaggaataggaaatcgcaatactcaatactatcgaatcgcaataaatgaaaaatcgtAATACAAATAGAATCGCCCCCATGTATCATGAAAGAATCGaccgggacaaaagcatatcgtcccagccctatcAAATCAGTTCAACTTTTTTCTGACCTTCTTCCACTGGGGATGAGGAGGACCAGCATGATAAGGACTTTCTCAAACATCATGATGAGGATGTAGAGGATACACTGGCCCAACCACGCTGTGCACTGCACTGgctcacctacacacacacacacacacacacacccacacacacacacacacacacacacacacacacacacaaaaaaaaacacacacacacacaattacatttCACTGCTTCAGTGATACACAAACTGTTTCAGGGACAAAAGAAGGCACGGACAATGAAAGAAATGACATTGCAGCACTTCAGTACTGAGGGCAGCTACTGCCCTCCTTTGGGCATAACAGGCATTTTAGGATTGTACTGGTGCTCCCACTTTACTACTCACACACGGTGCTCACCATATTCTCCAAAACGCAGAGAGTCCCACTGCCTCCACTCTACAATAGCACTGACAGCTCTCACCCCAGCATAGATCAGCAACATGCCCAGAGAAGCATCCAACAGGAAGTTGATGAGATATctgggagagacagaaaaatgaATGTAATTTGAAACTGTAATTTGCTTTCCTACTGTACAGCATAGTGATTTTCTGGTTAGAATTCAACACTTAATGTCTAGTTATGGTGgtgtggtgatggtgcagtggatatgacccaTAGCTTTGGTGTGGGACATCTGGGCTCAATTCCCACATTGGTTAATCTATAcacaatgtgtccctgagcaagacacttaacccctagttgctccaggggtgtgcaacctctgatatatagcaattgtaagtcactttggataaaagcgtcagctaaatgtaatgtaacttataaaaatatcatttattttaacGGTTTCTTGGAAATCTATCGGTAACATGCAGAATGAGGGAGCTCTGAGGAGAACAGTCAAATACAGGATTGACTCACAGTGAACAAGGATCCTCCTCTGTGAGGTCAGACAAGTAGACATTAGCAAAGTGGATAAACAGCATCCCAATGGCCTGTTTTGAGGTGTCCAGAAACCTGCACAGAGACAGGACATTTGATATGTTTCTGAGGCACTCCAGCAGGTATTCATTTGATACCTTTGCAGAGAAATGAATTAAGCTGGCTCAGCTGCCTTACCAGATCCTCCAGGGTCTCCTCTCATGTTTTGGCTCCCTGAAGCGTTTTACTGTGGAGGAAAGAGCGCACAACAAAGATAGTGGGATTTTAATACAGATCACTCTTACAAACAAAGAGGAACACAGAATCAATCAACCAGAATCTCTATTGTTGTCATTTAACTGAGTTACAGCCCTCCTGTGAGATGGCAAGGGTCCAATGAGGATTTTGTTGGTTTTATAGAAGTTTATCTGTTTAGTTCAGCTGAAAAGTTTGCCTTGTACTGACAAATTTATGATTAGGAAATGAGGGCTGATATCCACTTTTGTGCAGTTAAACCAACTTACGAGTAGGTTCACAAGTGTACTCATCGTGCCTACAGGAAACTGTATGGAAACTATTTGAGTTAAGGTGTGACAAACTGAACAATGGCTAAATCTAGGCTATATGGAGGAACTGAGCTAGGGCAATATGTTGTTGGTCACAGAGGAGGCAGAACGAGCAGCCCAGACCAGAACCTAAAACATGACATACTAATGACGTGCAGCAGCTGGTAAATGATTTATCAGATACCCTTTATGTCAGGTCACTGTGAAGTTAACCGGAAACAGAAACAGGAAAAATGCTTCTTTCATAGATGGCCAAAAAGGAGAAGTGGATCAGACTCCAAATACTTCAGTGTTTAGTAATtgaaaacaaactaaataaataaataaccctTTGACAAAATGTGGCAAACATGTTTGTCTACCtttaaaattgtgtgtgtgtgtgtgcacacacaatacacatatatatatatatatatatatatatatatatatatatatatatatatatatatatatatatatatatatatatatatacacacatatatatatatatatatatatacacacacatatatatatatatatacacacacatatatatatatacacacacacatatatatatatatatatacacacacacatacatatatatatatatatatatatatatacaaacacatatatatatacatacatatatacatatatatatatatacacacacatatatatatatatacacacacatatatatatatatacacacacaatacatatatatatatatacacacatatatatatatatacatatatatacacacatacatatatatatatatatatacatacatacacatacatatatatacatatatatatatatatacatatatacacatacatatataccatatatatatatatacatacacatatatatatatatatatatagtagtagtagacacatatacatatatatatatgtgtgtatagagagaggggggggggggagggccCGGGGAGAGGAAAAGCGTAgggtatatatgtatgtgtggtatatatatatatatatatatatatgatatatatatatatatatatatatatatatagtggctGGCAAATAGAAGGTGGAATGAAGAATGATGATAATAGGGAGTGGATGGGAATTAGTAGAGAGAACATGGAAAGGATGAATGGAGGAAAGGAATGGAATAGAGAGAAGGAATGGACAGAGGTGGAAGGAGGAATGgaaaggaatggaatggaaaggAATGGAatgaaggaggaaggaaggaatggagtGGTAGAAGAAACGGAGTTAAAGAGTCTTGTGGAGGAGCCCTGGATGGAGGTGGAAAATGGAGGGAGTGGACAGAATGGACAGAATGAAGGGTATAATGGAATGGTGGTATGATNNNNNNNNNNNNNNNNNNNNNNNNNNNNNNNNNNNNNNNNNNNNNNNNNNNNNNNNNNNNNNNNNNNNNNNNNNNNNNNNNNNNNNNNNNNNNNNNNNNNNNNNNNNNNNNNNNNNNNNNNNNNNNNNNNNNNNNNNNNNNNNNNNNNNNNNNNNNNNNNNNNNNNNNNNNNNNNNNNNNNNNNNNNNNNNNNNNNNNNNNNNNNNNNNNNNNNNNNNNNNNNNNNNNNNNNNNNNNNNNNNNNNNNNNNNNNNNNNNNNNNNNNNNNNNNNNNNNNNNNNNNNNNNNNNNNNNNNNNNNNNNNNNNNNNNNNNNNNNNNNNNNNNNNNNNNNNNNNNNNNNNNNNNNNNNNNNNNNNNNNNNNNNNNNNNNNNNNNNNNNNNNNNNNNNNNNNNNNNNNNNNNNNNNNNNNNNNNNNNNNNNNNNNNNNNNNNNNNNNNNNNNNNNNNNNNNNNNNNNNNNNNNNNNNNNNNNNNNNNNNNNNNNNNNNNNNNNNNNNNCCCGCCACATGTATTGCTAAATCCATAAAATGTAGCTACAGTAGAAGTACGTTtctttgaacatgtattttaaactgtgtttatgtatttttcaTCTTGACTGACTGCATTCTGACCAGTCCAGCAGTTCAAGGTCCCGAGGAAACAGCCTTCATACTGTTTCTTGGTTTCTTCTCCTTCACCTCCCAACATACATCTGACCATCATCCTGTGGCAATAAAGATGGAGGAATCCACATGATGCAACTAAGGGAAGGTAAAGTAATCTGCATCAGTAAATAAAACCACCCTTTAGAGCACGACTGGTGCAGGATAAATACTGTCACACTAAATTGTTTATAATGCAGAATGCAGACAGAGTGGAAATCAGAATGGGAGGCTCACTGCTGAAGTTAGTGATGAAGGCGGTCTTGGGTATTCAATTTCAAAGAAGATTTCTGGgagatgtgtttgtttgttctgttttgAGGTAATGACGGTGTAGCGGTTGAGATCGCCACAGTGCATCCACTTCATACTGTACACCTCCACACCTGAGacagaaaagagagggagaaaaagttgGAAAGATTTGAAgcacacacaatacagtgaATATGGAAAGCCCACAAGCACTTCACATACATTGGTATACAGCTTAATTACTGTATTATCTgccatttttatgttgtttcAAACTGAATGTCGCTTTTAGCTGGTCCAGTCTCAAGGCATTCTCATTCCGATtgttaaataaaattataaatcaGGCTtgaaaaattgtttaaaaagacatgatgtcaCGGATTCCACCTGAGTGTTGTGTGAGTATAGATTTCAGTGAGGTAACTGGGTGCTGTATGTCAGTGAAATGTGGACATTTTCTATTCAATAGTTACTCAgtcatgttatttttattagtCTTCGTTATGAGAGaccttattttattttgttggttCCAAGAGCTTCGCCAGTAAAGCACAGAAATGGTAACACTGTAAATTAGAAAgtttcctcttcttctcctaTCTATTGCCCTTCTGCTAGAATACATAaagttttatttaattgaatatttcatcatcattacCATCAATAGAGATACCAACAGATTATTTTCTGCCTATGGCCACATTTGTGTACTTTTctgtaataaaaacaaacacacaaagaaaaggaGATTTGGAATTGGAATTGAAAAATCTAAATTTAAGGACAATTTCAACTGCCACTGTTATATAGCTTTTAtgctatttaaaatatatgaatTTGAACATGTACAAAATAGCcatatgcattttatttataagaATGATAATGTATAAGCAAAAGATCCaacttttatgcacattttcTCGTTCATATTATGAAAGGACCGCCTGGTAAATAGTATCTGACAAGTACCTGCAGTATTTCAAGGTGCCCTCTTGTCTCCTGAAATACAAATACAGCAGGTGAACTAACATGGTGCCAAgatattagaaaaaaaaaaaacactggcatAACATGATTACATTCTGGTGTGTCACTTATGAAGATTCAAAGAGTAGGGTAGCAAACTAGTCCTCAAGGAGTGGTAGTTTATTACATAGAAGAAAACAGACTAGGGGCTAAATCAGGAACCACCAGATAAAATTACTATCTGTATAATGTACTTAAATTACACCAGAGTACAAAAGGTCAAGTGTGTGAAGTTACCTGGTAGAGCTTCATGTCCCCCGAGATTTACTAGGAGTGCCCCGGCCAGGCCGGGCAGCCAGAGGCAGGGCGCTGGCCCACAGTGCAGCAGTCCAAACACCCTGCACTCCAGACATGACCAAACTTCTACTGAACAGAGGCTGATCTCACTGTTAGAGAAAAACTCTGGCTAGGGAGGAAACAaaaaacctgtgtgtgtttgtgtgtttgtgtgtgtgtgtgtgtgtgtgtgtgtgtgtgtgtgtgtgtgtgtgtgtgtgtccagtccAGTGGGGAGTTGCACTTGCACACTTAGGTGAGGGGCCCAGGTGCTGTGGCAGGGGTGGGATCTATGGGTAAGAGGGGGCAGCCCACTCCTGTGAGCCTTGCCCCCCAGCTACCccctaactttggtgatccaaaACTGTAATTTGTAACAACAAACCGCCACTATGTACACAACAAGCTTTCTCAAAACATTGAACTAaacaaatacattaaccaaaaagtgaacaattttattttcattttaaacgtAATCTTAGCCCCCCTgcctcaaatacttagctacgtcctGATTCAAACATGCAGAGCGGCGTTCGCTCAGTCTGGTTTCACACACAGCTTAGTCAGCTGGCGGGTGCGGTGGCCTCTGTAACCTGGCTGGAGAGACTGAGCGTCTCAGAGCCTCTGGAAGGTGAAGTCAGTTTCCCAGGTGTAGTTTAAACACATTTACCTtttaaaaagttacatttgtaatgaATGTATTGTATGCTAAAGATCACATTCAGCATCAGCAAAACAGCTTTAGGCTCCATTACGTTAGCCAAAATCAGCGGTCAAATCTCCTCCTTTGATTTGGAAGAGCACTCTAGATTAGCCTAATTTTAGTAAATACAAGAACAGCTTAATATAAAATAGCAAAATCTTGTTTTGTATCCATAATACATTTACTGATGGTCACATATGCCGGGACAAGTTACAAGCACACACAATACAGTGCCAGTTAGGAGATCATCATTTTTATATGATTAGCTACAGTCCCATAAAATCCACTTCTCTCAGATATCACAGCAATAAGGTTGCACAAATGAAACCAGGTTACAACTGgggaaataataaataggattaagtagtctaaacataactggtgtgtgcatgtatagatttttatatttgttatagGCTAGGTTATTACATGGCCCTACAGTGTAACGTGTAATACAAGGATAACCAGAGGTTTTCACATACCGACTTTGCACAGAGTAGCTGAAGAAATTGGGGTCAAGCTCAAACACAAAGGAAGgctaaaagtggggatattgccagcTTTTTGCTAAGAAAATTCAAAGAAGTAGGTCAATAATAGGAGGAAGAGCTGAGGGAAATGAAGGGAGAAGGCAGGAACTGGAAAGACTAggaggtcagagcaggagaagaccacagaaggagaagaggaagcTAAGTGAGGGAAAAGATGAGAAGTCAAGCTTTAAACCCATCATCAATGACTTTAAAGGAAGAATTTGGTTTGTTAGTGGCTGAGGAATATTGTCGAAAGcattaaaaagtattttgtgtttgtttggttaAAGCCATTCATACATTTAGGGATTCTACGACCGTGATACCCATGCCACTTGCAAAGACCTTCTTGCCCCCTTTGCCACCCCATGTAAATTTTCTAGATCCTGGCCACTGGAAGGTGGAACGCCAGAAACCTAAAAGAAGACATCGGGTAAGTTCCAGATTGTAGGAGTCTCCAGATGAGCTGGTGAGCTCGATGGGTAGCAAGATTTTAGGTCCTGTCTGTATGATGAGATCGCTTTGGATGGCATTGGATTTGTGAAGAAACCATGAGCGTGGTGTGTGGGAGCTGCAGAACTTAGTGTGAGTGTGACTCACACCTGAGGCCGAGATTCAGCAGATGTAGGCCTACAACCCGCTGTAAGGACCTGGAGAGCAGCATGAACAACACTAGTTAGTGACAGGAGGAGGTATGAACAAGATTCACATTCTTACAAGGCACCCAATCATAATGGGAGAGACAGATGGGAGAGAGAAGTAAAAGTTGGAAACGTGGAAACTGATCTTTTCTGTGCCCCTGATTGGGGTAGGCTACtctaaataaaaacagagtctgtgtgtgtgtgtgtgtgtgtgtgtgtgtgtgtgtgtgtgtgtgtgtgtgtgtgtgtgtgtgtgtgtgtgtgtgtgtgtgtgtggtgaactGGATGATAGCACCAGGGTTATGCTTCCCTCCGGCCCCCACGCGCAGGTCCCCACTCAATGGGTGactaaaaagaaatgtgttcAAATAATAGAACTACACCTCTTTAAGCAGGCATgccaaagaaaataataaaactatAAGGATGCGGGCCAGAATAACTTGAAGTTTGCTGCCAATGGTATTTATATCATgtaaatattacatattaaatACCTTAGTTATTActtcttttctttgttcagCCTTTATCGCATCCGTCCCTGGTGGTCTAGTGCGGTTAGATTCGGCGCTCACTGCCGCGGGCCCGGGCCTGATTCCTCATTTGGGAACGCTTTATCACAGCGTCGGGGTTGTAGGCTACTtattcaaaaataaatagtgaGTTTGGGAAATTAATCAGACTTTAAATATAATGTAACATTGTGAAGGACAAAATGTATGAAGGACAAATTATTCAGAACATCCCTAGTATATTACTATAGAAATACATTTGGTGATTTTCTGTAAGAGGATGTTCACAATCAAATATATTGCAAATAAGAGTATACATGATTGTCGAAGTAGGGAAGTCAGAAAAGTAGTATTTCTAGATTTCTCCTTGGTGCTAAATAAATACTTACATATAACCGATGAACTAGACGATAAGGACAATTatacagaaatgttgaaatTTAGACAGCAAACATGTTGGCGCTTCCAAATGTAAGTTCAATGATTGTGAAAGACttcttttttcaagtttttggtAACCTGTATGTTGCTACAAAAAATGCTCACTCATAGTGGAAAGAAAGCACGTTAGGTACCTAACGGTTTCTGCTGTAATATTAAAATCTTATATATAGATGTAGACTATGTGTAGGTAATCTGATTCCTAAACTATATTATATTGCTTAACTTCTAACCAACCCTGAATATTCAGAATGTGGAAACATTTTGTCGCTCCACTCTGTATGTGTAAATGTATGTTCACTGTGGGAATGTcttttagatttatttatttccattatattttttcctttttccttttcttttgtctttgtaGGTTATATTTTATTGTGCTATGGATCCCCATGCATGCTGCCCTTAACGCCTGAAttgaattgtaaaaaataatagcTATTAATACACACCACAAcggaaatatataaataaatgttgaatttGATACAGAATTGTTTACTAAATGCCTAATGGCatgaacaacaaaacaaataaataacatatCATTAAATAATTGCTACAGTAATTACCatgtagaaataaaaaaacataatattaaTCTAAATTTATCTAAATTTCAACAATAAATCTAAAATTAATTTCTTCCTGTATTTctaataatttccaacatttaTTTGTTCATTTCATCATGCATTTAAGGATCTATATTACTCGGtcagtttatttatattttagtcTGTGTTAGCATTAGAACAGATATCTGTGTTGTTCTATACCTCTAGTTTAAAAGTAAGTATTTTGTATATGCTGTCTATATGTTTAAATGGCTCGAAACTAATAATCAGTAgttacatttctttctttcattcaccTCTCACTTGGTGTTTTTCTCCTCTTTGCTGGACTTTTCACTCAACAGCTTGTGCTGTTtctctgaataaaaaataacagtTGGCAGAACCTAGGTATGTGGCTTGGGCCTGTGGCTCACCTAGCCGCTCCCCTGACCCTGAGCCTGCCTGACCATGCGGCCAGGCATGAATGAAGTGGAATTGATGTGTGTATTATGCTGCCTCCCACTCTGCTAGGGTACATACAGTACCAGGCAAATCAAACTGACTCTCTTTGTATGTTTTTCAAAGtaaatatcaataaaaaaaaaaaaaagctgattaGTGCTTGATTTGGCTGTAGCAGGTAATAGTGGGCCTGTAGATGAATCAGACCATTGTAGGATGGCTTACTGGGATAACTAAACTAAATCCTAAaaccaaacttttgactgcatttttgtatttcttggCTCCTCTGAACCCATGAACAAACACCCTATTTTTGGCACTTCAGGTCTCTCTTGGTCTGGTAACTGAAATTGTGCATTTTAGTACATGCACCATGTGGGCACAATTtatacacaaaacaataaaGGCCTTTGGGGACAGAGATTACAAAATGCAATAACAAATCGTTTAGCCATTTGGTAGAGGTAGCTGTGTATGTGGAATATGAATGTAAAACAGACGCTATGTTGCTTTTATGAATTAATGTGCTTGCAAACACAATTTAGCACTTTGTGTTTATCAATATGGTTGTGCTGTTGAAATAGACGTGTCTTCAAGTTGACAAGTTTATAGAAATGACCTACTCTTTTTTGAAGTTTACTACTGATGAAAAAATTGAAATTTCAATGTAAGgggaaattatttatttagtaaaaATGGTCAGTTAAAAGATAAAGATCAAATAAGCAAATGTTTCAACAATCTCTTTCAACACTGACAAATAAATGTCACAATTCATTTACAGATCAGCCCCACAAAGCCAAGTTGTTTTTCCAACTATGATGCACTGTGCAAATTCTAAAGTACAAATTGCTTAGCCCACATAGCAGTAATGTCAACACACCCTCTACTGGCATACACTAGTCCCTTTTATCTCTTAAAATTAAACCCCATTTCattaacaaaatgcaaaaaaaggatATTGCAATCCATATTATGCAGCATTCACCCCTTCTGACTCAGTAACAAAAGACTGCCGTGGGTTTCTTCAGTGCCTTTGTCATGTCCTTTATGCCTCTGTCTACTTGCTGAACACACTGGCTCCTTGGAGCTTTGGCAGCAGCTCGGTCATGGGGCGCCTCTGTCCCCTACCTCACACCGCTGAACACAGACGGAGCCACTTTTGCCCATACGGTTctgaacacagagagacaaagacacagacatgtATCATCAGAAAAAGCGGTGCTTAAAACCAGGCAACTGCTCATCCTCGTCAAGTAATAAGAGTTCCACTTTGGTTGCCTATCATTAAGGGGAAGTATGTGAGAACAAAAACGTCTGCAACTAATCTTGTCTTGTGTTTAGGATGCAGCACTTTCGTAACTGTCTCTTTTTTGTCTGATTCTCCGCGGCTAATGAAGCTAAACACTGGCTTCCAAAGCTGACATGATCTTTTAATCATTCAACTTAGCAATATTTAAAacctttttgaaaaatgtatctgATGAAGTATAAGTTACACATGTAAAATCACATTCTCTCTAAGTAGTATTCAAAAGCACATTTGACTTAGTGAGCTGCAAAAAAATCAATGTTGGCTGTTTATTTGATTCTGACCCACACAATATGTGTGTTGGGTGGGTAAAGTTGAAAGGGCATTGTAGGCCACTATCTGAAAATCAATTTTTTGGCTTTAGAGTTCTGGGAATAACTACCTTGCCAGACGCTGATAATgatcaacccagtctcacggcagttcgtgaaatgttcacgtcatttaatctattgattcggtATATCGGACACATTTAATTGAATTACATTTAaaccaatgtatttcaatgggaagcatctttcatgatcacagcacgcattctttctgccagtcggctGCACCTGAGAAGCTGcttacagctttgatattattggtatttttagcccaataaccgctgttttaatcaacatttattcacaagatcttatcacggtttaaATGTACTTCTTTTGATGTTATCATTTCGGTCTTATTGCCAgtgaagctggattgctttgttgtttattgatattttcaaACTATAAcactacatctatcaacatttattttacacaagctatcatggtattcatttctttattttgataatattatttcggtcttattaccgttGAAATATTACATTATGCTGTAAAATAGAACACTCAATATGTAATGAAGGGCACATTCTTAGcccatatcccacaatgcaatgcaggcattcatatcagagaatcTGACAGGCGATCAGCGGTTCTAATATCAGTATtgcttcaatgtacatatataatcagtggttttgtcaccagcaacaacacgttgtcAGTtttttccagtaagttatgcactgTAATAACGTTTTAAAAAAATTCAGTGAATACACCGGAAGTGACGAGTAATTACCACTTGGCAGAATAggaaagatacaaatacataatattcgtaacATTCATGTTTTTTCTAACGTGTATTTGAggattttaaacaataaagataacaataataataaaatacagtttatttGTTCCTCATGTATTTGTCTCCTGTACTGTTTCTTTCGGCcggcaatctgaaatggaatgaagcccCTTCACGGCCGCAGCAGAAACACAGGGAGCAGAACAAGTCCACCCACCCAACCCGAAGAACTACAAGTACACTAGCTTGTAACAGGTTCTTGTGTCGTTCtctagtgggagttgtagtttttaaatatattggtatatatg
Encoded proteins:
- the LOC120558239 gene encoding LOW QUALITY PROTEIN: store-operated calcium entry regulator STIMATE-like (The sequence of the model RefSeq protein was modified relative to this genomic sequence to represent the inferred CDS: inserted 1 base in 1 codon) is translated as MSPASKSEEEESVPDKGGGPERAASKLGLKGGVKSKTYEVMVECGVEVYSMKWMHCGDLNRYTVITSKQNKQTHLPEIFFEIEYPRPPSSLTSARVICIKIPLSLLCALSSTVKRFREPKHERRPWRIWFLDTSKQAIGMLFIHFANVYLSDLTEEDPCSLYLINFLLDASLGMLLIYAGVRAVSAIVEWRQWDSLRFGEYGEPVQCTAWLGQCILYILIMMFEKVLIMLVLLIXQWKKLALLNPIENPDLELAIVMLIVPFFINALMFWVVDNFLMKKHRTKAKLEEREEDSRGNGKVRYRRALSHDDSESEILFSADDEMDDSDEDDVRRLTGLKTVKKKKLRMGIPV